A genomic stretch from Asterias rubens chromosome 19, eAstRub1.3, whole genome shotgun sequence includes:
- the LOC117303321 gene encoding uncharacterized protein LOC117303321, whose product MSDNGPQFSSASFLQFAKTYGFIHTTSSPRYPQANGEAERAVRTIKGLLKKNTDPYLSLLMYRSSPLQNGLSPSELLMGRKLKTTLPILPSNLHPKAQQDQTIRQKEEAYRTKQQHNFNLRHRAKTLTTLHPGDSVWIRDQNRQETILAKSSQPRSYIVETNLGAVRRNRSALVTTPDHTPQPPDPDALLSPPSDVTTQTVLPTPMQQFPPSTSPEKQSPSFSPPPSTPLGDDNPIRTFSEAA is encoded by the coding sequence ATGTCCGACAATGGGCCACAATTCAGCTCGGCCTCATTCCTCCAGTTTGCAAAGACGTATGGATTCATCCACACTACTAGTTCCCCACGGTACCCACAGGCAAATGGGGAAGCCGAGAGAGCAGTTCGCACGATCAAAGGGCTGCTTAAGAAGAACACAGACCCGTACCTCTCCCTTCTGATGTATCGCTCATCCCCACTTCAAAATGGCCTGTCCCCAAGCGAACTATTGATGGGCAGGAAACTAAAGACAACCCTGCCTATCCTTCCATCAAATCTACATCCGAAAGCTCAACAGGACCAGACGATCAGACAGAAAGAAGAAGCGTATCGCACAAAGCAACAGCACAACTTCAATCTTCGTCACCGTGCTAAGACTCTAACAACACTACACCCTGGTGACTCAGTTTGGATCCGAGACCAGAACCGCCAAGAGACCATCCTCGCTAAATCATCCCAGCCACGTTCTTACATTGTTGAAACCAATCTTGGCGCAGTTCGTCGCAATCGATCAGCTCTCGTCACCACACCAGACCACACCCCTCAACCACCCGACCCAGATGCACTACTGTCTCCACCCTCTGATGTAACAACGCAGACAGTACTTCCTACTCCAATGCAGCAGTTTCCTCCATCCACTTCTCCAGAGAAACAATCTCCGTCGTTTTCCCCACCACCGAGTACTCCACTCGGTGATGACAACCCAATCAGGACGTTTAGTGAAGCCGCCTAA